One Asterias rubens chromosome 1, eAstRub1.3, whole genome shotgun sequence genomic region harbors:
- the LOC117300701 gene encoding uncharacterized protein LOC117300701: MDMWPGVCVFLSMDLDVQWSHQRTKSFNTMLKCSLMSLIRELRSGVCSRDLVLFLKMKVMPMRAGTWCSLWNGDYNWTCLDEHVGGQRSYISLLAGRVFILKMMKLFVS, from the exons ATGGATATGTGGCCgggtgtttgtgtgtttttgtctaTGGATCTGGACGTACAATGGAGTCACCAAAGGACCAAG TCTTTCAACACAATGTTGAAATGCTCTTTGATGTCTCTAATTCGTGAGCTGAGGTCAGGAGTTTGCAGCAGAG ATCTTGTTTTATTCTTGAAGATGAAGGTGATGCCTATGCGAGCAGGCACTTG GTGTAGCTTGTGGAATGGcgactacaactggacctgtttggatgaaCATGTTGGAGGTCAAAGATCATACATTAGTCTGCTTG CAGGTCGTGTTTTCatcttgaagatgatgaagTTGTTTGTGAGCTGA